CTACCTTGAAAGACGGCTTCTTCGTATAATCCATCCGTTAAAGTCAACACTGTGATTTTTTCCTTCCCTGGGTCAACAATCCAGTATTCTGCTATACCTCGTGCAGCGTATTCAGAACGCTTGTAACGGTAGTCTCTATCTTCATTGACTTTACCAGGAGAGACAACTTCAACAATCAGTGTTGGGGGTGGCATATCTTGAATAATAGTAGCTCTCCGTCCCCCAATTGCTACTAGTAACTCCTGCGTTAGTATCATCAAGTCAGGTATTCGCACACGTGTGCGCTTTCCCGTGACCACAATTTCCGTATCTTTATGGCGGATCAGCTCGATAGGAACAAATTTAAGAAATACTGAGAGTAGATAAATAGAAATTAAATTATTGCTGTCGCTTTCTGGAGGCATTTCAACAATCTCTCCATCTACTAGTTCATACCGGATATCTGTTCCATTGTCCCAGGCAAGGTACTCTTCAAGAGTTAGCTTTTTAGTTGTGGTTGTCATCTCGCTCGCCTTCACAAACTTATACCATTTTGGATTTTAGATTTTAGATTTTGGATTGAGAAAGCTTTGCTTAGTTTTCATCTCACTCAGCTATCTATCGCATTCTTTTATCAAATTTAGCATTACGAGCCGTAGAAACGGGTTGCGAAATTTTGCGATCGCGTCGGTGACATAGAACGCGCTTTAATAATTGCCGATCCCAACAAAACGTAAGACATTCCACCAACTACCACCAACAATCCTAAAACAAAAACTCCCAAACTGCCTGCAAGCCCTGCACTACTGTTCCACAACCCATGCAACCCTGAGGCACTCAAATATCCTACAAGCAAAATTCGCCAAGCCTGACGTGGTTTGAGAATACTCAAGCCAATACAATAGCCAAACCACCCACTCCAAGCCAAATGCCCTGCGACTTCGCCCAAGATTCTTGGAATCAGCAGTTCCAATCCTGCTAGCAGCCCTGCTTGTTCTCCCATATCTCTCGCAACTTCTGCGACAGTACCAGGCACATATTGACCCAAGGTTTCAAATAGTGTAAAACCCACGGCAGAGGCACTTCCCAGCAAAATTCCATCAAGGGGTTCCCACACACCAATACGTTCCCGTGTTGGAGAAGATACGGTTCTACCTAAAAAATAAAATCCAACGATCGGTAAGGCTTTAAGTAATTCTTCTAATAACCCAGCACCAAAAAAGTAGCGGATAAATAATTGTGGAAAGGGTAGTGTGCTGGGATCGTTTGGCACAT
This genomic interval from Scytonema hofmannii PCC 7110 contains the following:
- a CDS encoding Uma2 family endonuclease — protein: MTTTTKKLTLEEYLAWDNGTDIRYELVDGEIVEMPPESDSNNLISIYLLSVFLKFVPIELIRHKDTEIVVTGKRTRVRIPDLMILTQELLVAIGGRRATIIQDMPPPTLIVEVVSPGKVNEDRDYRYKRSEYAARGIAEYWIVDPGKEKITVLTLTDGLYEEAVFQGSDAAKQPLRERIISVAFPSLEITATQVLTLGKV